The following are encoded in a window of Cottoperca gobio chromosome 20, fCotGob3.1, whole genome shotgun sequence genomic DNA:
- the cubn gene encoding LOW QUALITY PROTEIN: cubilin (The sequence of the model RefSeq protein was modified relative to this genomic sequence to represent the inferred CDS: deleted 1 base in 1 codon), whose translation MAETLRLSWLFFMLIFLLVGLQGEPSNTGHTRSKRSVSYEQPRMLSDNGHLVFTTGDNKEIRFATSANGRVKVDNEDLTQLMSQIKTNKEDITDIKTHGGVVPPDITNKLNQLDTKVSTLESKVAVLETTVQKVSCSSNPCQHGGTCLNLLNSYHCVCPNNWAGPNCATDVNECQVYSGTLQSCQNGATCVNTPGSFTCTCSPEWTGVLCTVRYDDCRNAGQDLCVHGTCIDADRVTPGQPKYKCICESGWEAPAGNPSCVADVNECNLPNKPCSPNPAVPCYNTQGSFYCGACPAGWQGNGYSCQDVDECLMNNGGCSSAPVVQCLNTMGSFHCGPCPPGYEGDGRTCTQSNICANNNGGCYPLATCSSSQGTNLPICTCPPGYIGNGFGPTGCTQTSDICQTNNPCVNGQCTTTSAAGYICSCNSGWQGVNCEQNIDECLSHPCQNGGSCTDAINGFTCACSAQWTGPLCQTPQQVCGGYLTGPAGTFSYPNTPGHDEYDHQVSCAWVIRAEPNKILHITFPFFHLESSTNCNFDFLQIHDGDSASAYMMGKYCGQNNPNELLSSHNSLYFWFRSDHSISAGGFTVVWESRDPECGDELTAPYGNINSPGYPGNYPPSRDCYWSVTVDPGLLITFAFGTLSLEQHPDCSFDFLEIRDGVLPEDPVLGKYCSTASPAPLQTTGPAAWIHFHSDFSVSDRGFHITYTTSPSDPGCGGTFTDSEGILISPNWPNNYAHNRQCIYLIRLPVGEQVALNFTHMNLESHGSCTFDYVEVRDGRLETDPLIGKYCGSSLPAPIVSSSNFLWIRFRSDSSVSRAGFRAVYTVDCGGTLSGTGQLHSPYHPNAYPHNKVCEWVINQPEGYVVTLNFLSFDIEGGSCHYDFVEVRDGSTSSSPLLGTFCGIEIPSMLQSTQRSLYIRFKTDSSVSNLGFEAAYGSALEGCGDTLTSPSGSITSPGHPNNYPHGANCTWYISVTPGNLVRLSFDSFNLEFHVDCNHDYVEVYDNGTVQTGTKIGRYCGRSVPPSITSTDSLLTLLFVSDTSLVIEGFSASYVSIDAATNCGETFRSSTGSFSSPNYPDYYPTNRDCIFKIIVQANMQIMLNFTSFEMEGSSPSCTFDFVEIRDGGYETSPLIGKFCAAQRPPVLVSHSNRLWVRFRSDSSVTFRGFTAHWDGTQTGCGGMLTTTSGGLSSPNFPLPYHPNAECYWTIRTNQGSQLLLSFSDFHLESSSGCSYDYLAVYDGNSSSYPELARLCGSQSPSAISSSSNQLYVKLRTDYTVSTGGFLASYTTNCSNMLISSRHKGAVESLNFPNNYPHNSECSWTIQASSGNTVNYTFTAFQLEDTSSVCDYDYIKLFDGPNKQAPVIGTFCGYTPPPANTTTSSALTVVFRTDSSLSMPGFQMMWYQNGCGGELSGPRGSFNSPDYPNRYPQNRECIWYITTSSGSSITLTIHEFDVEFHQDCNYDVLEVYGGPDLLAPQLVKLCSTTTSPMLVSSTGNLLTVRFKSDAYVSGRGFNASWAEVQGGCGGPVTAPSGEIHSPSYPSSYPNNVDCSWVISVNPSHRVFFNFSDMDIEPHSDCLWDYVAIHDGPTISSALLVRVCGTTLPPSFTSTQNTIYVRFRSDSSRSHRGFSARFSEACGASITSDDIGGAIASPMYPSMYPPNLNCSWIIRAQEPFNHVTLSFTDFELEKINNNCSHDAVEILDGDNYQAPSIGRYCGFELPHPVTSFSNSMVVNFISDYAVSKKGFRATYTASTSSCGGNLMMESGAFNSPNYPDAYPPNVECVWTIRSSPGNRLQLSFITFQLEGDTNCHNDFLEIREGNATGPLVDRFCGNSLPSNYTSVIGHILWLKFVSDALISGAGFRATFSHLYGNDVVGEIGQIASPLYPRMYPNNALYRWTITVEGDSYVQIRFLDMDIEDLQNCYYDHLKIFDGPSVHYYPIGTFCGLALPPPLRSSGSTVTLQFQSDSVVVGQGFLVEWTAVQDSGPPPTIIPGSCGGALMTGETPGFLFSPGWPGNYAPNQECTWLIRSPGSTVELNLLYLDMEDYPTCYFDSLVIRDGASSLSPELATVCGRDPPASLHSTGDSMYIHFSSDSSVSGRGFNASYSSGCGGLLHVDRGVLSSPHYPQNYLPGLDCSWHVMVTPGFRVSVTFQSPFQIQGYGTQCSTGDYVELRNGPDVSAPLLGGRLCGSSPPSLLQTTDNNLLIHFVSDASNENSGFKLTFEAHSQACGGFIELNDNDPPGYITSPDYPQNYPQNIDCVYVITVPNGESVQIDFEDEFYIEPTASCLYDYLELRDGSSSNADLISRLCGTTRPSTQHSTGSSMLLRFRTDTSVTHKGFKAKYSIATCGGTYIGQRGTISSPGFPGSNYPDSSSCEWYLEGPTGHYLTLSYGSFNLQASTGCSADYVEIREYNASGRILSRHCGAAHPLSIDTSDSFAYVKFVSDASVNAPGFSLTFEASVEVCGGELNAPSGTISSPNYPNLYPHSRVCRWELVVPQGRRVTLTITDLRLEDSGSFCTFDYVDVLNGLMVDAPRLQRFCGSVPAGTQVHSSGNTMTVVFSTDSSVSNGGFMASYSSEEPAECGGVLNNPTGGNFTSPGYLVSNYSNNLNCEWLIQNPQHVNSSIVVLLEDLHLENHQTCASDYLQFRLGDSDGELFDKFCGQTTPNLPIVVFTPELWVHFKTDASQGDLGFKAKYLFSECGGWQTGEGGVVSSPNYPNIYPSPSRCAWLLEAPVGHTIKLTFSHFNLEPHTQCGWDSVTIFNGGSPGSPVIGQYCGTTSPGTIQSGSNKLAVVFLADHSVSRGGFKATWSADSSGCGGVIHADTGTIKSPNYPQNFPANVECSWKIIAHEGNHLEMSFNSDFQIPDSSGTCQSSYIKVWSGQTQNTEALLSTGCGSGGPAPLVAPYNIISSRFQGTEATGKGFSAFFSTRCGANFTASSGRVVSPNYPADYPNYSNCNYTIDVGEQTVVVLTFKVFQVEAHSTCQYDGLKIYNLAAGGSPIATVCGHSIPGPFSNFGPMLLHFYSDSVIPDGGFMAEYTAIPCGGFFNSTMGTVSSPALSMTNYHHDINCTYHIMVQANRVVDIKFNTFHLEASSSCRYDYVAVYDGQDTLAPLLGKFCGAVLPPDLRSSTNQVFIVFRTDATVNGIGWRATYSETLGPAQGCGGYLSMPMGRFGSPDPNLDGRYETRMDCMWTIETPANNVVNLTFESFDLESSTSCRYDYVKVYDGDNTNFPLVGAFCGNLIPAYFVSSGNFLTIHFVTDSSVQKRGFNATYRALPLVCGGTLNATTAVQTLTSPYYPSAYPPFTSCRWILDAPAQETVQLSVKSFVLQPSQSCSANYLEMKDWPEGDYGQSHKFCASDTHPPDFYSYGRTILVNFKSDAFIARNGLSFTYQISSCSRTYEQQHGYLKSPGWPDIYPHNVDCTIILKAPQNSSISFFFNNFDVESHSQCEFDYLEIRNGSTASSPLIGRFCGNTLPSPIFPQSNQLYLRFKSDFSQAHDGFEATWTSSPHGCGGTLYGDHGSFSSPNYPGTYPNSTHCEWDIMAPRGRVVTVTFAQISIDDPGDCQNNFLKLYDGPDTSSLPVGPYCGAETNIAPFTASSHQVYIVFQAQYAALPSGFRLTWSS comes from the exons ATGGCGGAGACACTGCGGCTCTCATGGCTGTTCTTCATGCTTATCTTCCTTCTGGTGGGACTGCAAGGAGAGCCCAGCAACACTGGACACACGCGGAGCAAGAGGAGCGTCAGCTATGAGCA GCCTCGTATGCTGTCAGATAACGGTCACCTTGTCTTCACAACCGGTGACAATAAAGAGATCCGCTTCGCGACGTCAGCCAATGGCCGGGTGAAAGTGGATAATGAGGACCTCACCCAACTTATGAGCCAG ATCAAAACCAACAAAGAAGACATTACTGACATTAAGACTCACGGAGGTGTAGTTCCCCCTGATATCACCAACAAACTCAACCAGCTTGATACCAAA GTGTCGACACTTGAGAGTAAAGTGGCTGTACTTGAGACG ACGGTGCAGAAGGTGTCCTGCAGCAGTAATCCCTGTCAGCATGGAGGAACATGTCTGAACTTACTCAACTCATACCACTGTGTGTGTCCCAACAACTGGGCG ggTCCTAACTGTGCAACAGATGTGAATGAATGCCAAGTGTATTCGGGAACGTTACAGAGTTGTCAGAATGGAGCAACCTGCGTTAACACGCCCGGATCCTTCAC ttgTACCTGTTCTCCAGAATGGACCGGGGTTCTGTGCACGGTGCGTTATGATGACTGCAGGAACGCCGGACAGGACCTGTGTGTGCATGGCACATGTATCGATGCAGACCGGGTTACACCTGGACAG cctaaatataaatgcatttgtgaGAGCGGCTGGGAGGCTCCAGCTGGGAACCCGTCCTGTGTGGCTGATGTGAACGAGTGTAACCTGCCCAACAAGCCGTGCTCCCCCAACCCTGCTGTCCCCTGCTACAACACTCAGGGATCCTTCTACTGTGGAGCCTGTCCTGCTG GTTGGCAAGGCAATGGCTACAGCTGTCAGGATGTGGATGAATGTTTGATGAATAATGGCGGCTGCTCCTCCGCTCCTGTTGTGCAATGCCTGAACACCATGGGCTCCTTCCACTGTGGTCCCTGCCCTCCAG gttatGAGGGGGATGGAAGAACATGCACCCAGAGCAATATCTGCGCTAACAACAATGGAGGCTGTTACCCGTTAGCTACTTGCTCCTCCAGCCaag GCACAAACCTCCCTATCTGCACCTGCCCTCCAGGCTACATAGGGAATGGTTTCGGACCGACTGGCTGCACCCAGACCAGCGACATCTGTCAGACCAACAACCCCTGTGTCAATGGACagtgt ACCACCACCTCGGCTGCTGGCTACATCTGCTCTTGCAACTCCGGCTGGCAAGGAGTAAACTGTGAGCAGAACATCGACGAATGCTTAAGCCACCCGTGTCAGAATGGAGGAAGCTGCACTGACGCCATTAATGGATTCACATGTGCATGCAGTGCCCAGTGGACTGGCCCACTCTGCCAGACCCCACAGCAAG tgtgcGGAGGTTACCTGACTGGCCCTGCTGGTACCTTCAGTTACCCCAACACCCCGGGTCATGATGAATACGATCACCAGGTCAGCTGTGCCTGGGTGATCCGCGCCGAGCCAAACAAG ATTCTACATATCaccttccctttctttcatcTGGAGAGCAGCACCAACTGCAACTTCGACTTCCTTCAGATTCATGATGGCGACAGCGCTTCTGCTTACATGATGGGAAAATACTGTGGCCAGAATAATCCGAATGAGCTCCTCAGCTCCCACAATTCTCTGTACTTCTGGTTTCGCTCCGACCACTCTATTAGTGCTGGTGGCTTCACAGTGGTCTGGGAGTCTCGGGACCCAG AGTGTGGAGACGAACTAACTGCCCCCTATGGCAACATTAACTCACCTGGCTACCCTGGAAACTACCCGCCTAGCCGAGACTGCTACTGGTCGGTGACGGTGGATCCCGGCCTGCTCATCACCTTTGCATTCGGGACTCTTAGTCTGGAGCAGCATCCCGACTGCAGTTTTGACTTCCTGGAG ATCCGGGACGGTGTTCTACCTGAGGACCCAGTTCTGGGGAAGTACTGCAGTACTGCGTCACCTGCCCCCCTGCAGACCACCGGTCCAGCTGCATGGATCCACTTCCACTCCGACTTTAGTGTCTCTGACCGAGGCTTCCACATTACATACACAACATCACCAA GTGACCCCGGCTGCGGCGGCACCTTCACTGACAGTGAGGGCATCCTCATCTCCCCCAACTGGCCCAACAACTACGCCCACAACCGCCAGTGTATCTACTTGATCAGGTTGCCGGTGGGGGAGCAGGTGGCACTCAACTTCACTCACATGAACCTGGAGAGTCACGGCAGCTGCACTTTTGACTATGTGGAG GTGCGTGATGGCAGACTGGAGACTGATCCTCTGATCGGGAAGTACTGCGGGAGTTCTCTGCCGGCTCCCATCGTCTCGTCCTCCAACTTCCTGTGGATTCGTTTCAGATCCGACAGCTCGGTCAGCCGGGCTGGTTTCAGGGCCGTCTACACCGTTG ACTGTGGAGGTACTTTGTCTGGGACTGGGCAGTTACACTCTCCCTACCACCCCAATGCCTATCcccacaacaaggtctgtgagTGGGTCATCAACCAGCCGGAGGGATATGTGGTCACCCTCAACTTCCTGTCATTTGACATTGAGGGAGGATCCTGCCATTATGACTTTGTTGAG GTCAGGGATGGCTCCACGTCCAGCTCTCCTCTGCTGGGGACGTTCTGTGGAATTGAGATTCCCTCCATGCTCCAGTCCACTCAGAGATCTTTGTACATCCGCTTCAAGACAGACTCCTCTGTCAGCAACCTCGGCTTTGAAGCAGCCTACGGCTCTGCCTTGGAGG GCTGTGGTGACACCCTGACCAGTCCTTCAGGCTCCATCACGAGCCCCGGACACCCCAACAACTACCCCCATGGTGCCAACTGCACCTGGTACATCAGTGTTACCCCGGGCAACCTGGTTCGACTGTCGTTTGACTCCTTCAATCTGGAGTTCCACGTCGACTGTAACCATGATTACGTGGAGGTGTACGACAACGGCACTGTGCAGACTGGAACTAAGATTGGCag gtactGCGGGCGGTCCGTGCCTCCTTCCATCACCAGCACTGACAGCCTGTTGAcgctgctgtttgtgtctgaCACAAGTTTAGTCATCGAGGGATTCTCTGCCAGCTATGTCTCAATCGATGCCGCCACAA ACTGTGGTGAGACTTTCAGGTCCTCTACGGGCTCCTTCAGTTCACCCAACTACCCCGACTACTACCCCACCAACAGAGACTGCATCTTCAAGATCATCGTGCAAGCCAACATGCAGATTATGCTGAACTTCACCAGCTTTGAGATGGAGGGCTCCTCTCCTTCCTGCACCTTTGACTTTGTAGAGATCAG GGATGGCGGCTACGAGACGTCTCCCTTGATTGGTAAGTTCTGTGCCGCTCAAAGGCCTCCAGTCCTGGTGTCCCATAGCAACCGCCTTTGGGTTAGATTCCGCTCGGACAGCAGCGTCACATTTCGAGGATTCACCGCTCACTGGGACGGCACGCAGACTG GTTGTGGAGGGATGTTGACAACTACATCTGGAGGACTTTCCTCCCCTAACTTCCCGCTGCCCTACCACCCTAACGCTGAGTGCTACTGGACCATCAGGACCAACCAGGGCAGccagctcctcctctccttctctgacTTCCACCTGGAGTCCAGCTCCGGCTGCTCTTATGATTACCTGGCT gtgtaTGATGGTAATAGCAGCAGTTATCCAGAGCTGGCCAGGTTGTGTGGCAGTCAGTCGCCCAGCGCCATCAGCTCTTCCAGCAATCAGCTCTACGTCAAGCTACGCACTGACTACACCGTCAGCACAGGAGGCTTCCTGGCATCGTACACCACCA attgCAGCAACATGCTCATCTCAAGCCGACACAAAGGAGCGGTGGAGTCACTCAACTTTCCCAACAACTACCCGCACAACTCCGAGTGCAGCTGGACCATCCAGGCCAGCAGCGGGAACACCGTCAACTACACCTTCACTGCCTTCCAGCTGGAGGACACCTCCAGCGTCTGTGACTATGACTATATCAAG CTCTTTGATGGGCCTAACAAGCAAGCTCCTGTGATTGGCACCTTCTGTGGATACACTCCGCCCCCGGCCAACACCACCACGAGCTCCGCGCTCACCGTGGTGTTCAGAACGGACTCCTCTCTGTCCATGCCTGGCTTCCAGATGATGTGGTACCAGAATG GTTGTGGGGGGGAGCTCTCCGGCCCCCGCGGCTCCTTCAACAGCCCAGACTACCCCAACAGGTATCCACAAAATAGGGAGTGCATCTGGTACATCACCACATCATCTGGCAGCAGCATCACCCTCACTATCCATGAGTTTGATGTGGAGTTCCACCAGGACTGCAACTACGATGTGCTGGAA GTGTATGGAGGCCCAGACCTGTTGGCTCCTCAGCTTGTCAAGCTTTGCAGCACCACAACCAGCCCAATGCTTGTCTCCAGCACCGGCAACCTGCTCACAGTGCGCTTCAAGTCCGATGCCTACGTCAGCGGGCGAGGTTTCAACGCAAGCTGGGCTGAAGTTCAGGGAG GCTGTGGAGGCCCAGTCACTGCTCCATCAGGCGAGATCCATTCTCCTTCGTATCCCAGCAGCTATCCCAACAACGTAGACTGCTCCTGGGTCATCAGCGTGAACCCCAGCCACCGTGTCTTCTTCAACTTCTCCGACATGGACATTGAGCCTCATAGCGACTGCCTCTGGGACTATGTGGCC ATCCACGATGGTCCAACCATCTCTTCTGCACTGCTGGTCCGTGTGTGTGGCaccactctccctccctccttcacctccaccCAGAACACCATCTATGTTCGCTTTAGGTCCGACTCCAGTCGCAGCCACCGAGGCTTCAGCGCTCGCTTCTCTGAGG cTTGTGGTGCATCCATCACAAGCGATGATATCGGTGGAGCCATTGCCTCGCCGATGTACCCATCAATGTACCCGCCCAATCTGAACTGCAGTTGGATCATCAGAGCACAGGAACCTT TCAACCATGTGACCCTGTCATTCACTGACTTTGAGTTAGAGAAGATTAATAACAACTGCTCCCATGATGCTGTGGAGATCCTGGATGGAGACAACTACCAGGCGCCTTCTATAG GGCGCTACTGTGGCTTTGAATTACCTCACCCGGTGACATCCTTCAGTAACTCCATGGTGGTCAACTTCATCTCTGACTACGCTGTCTCCAAGAAAGGGTTCAGAGCCACCTACACAGCATCCACCTCCA GTTGTGGAGGAAATCTGATGATGGAGAGCGGTGCCTTTAACAGTCCCAACTACCCAGATGCTTATCCACCgaatgtggagtgtgtgtggacCATCAGAAGCTCACCAGGGAACCGTCTCCAGCTCTCTTTTAT tACCTTTCAGCTGGAGGGAGACACTAACTGTCACAATGACTTCCTGGAAATCAGAGAGGGCAACGCCACCGGCCCCCTGGTTGATCGCTTCTGTGGAAACTCGCTCCCCTCTAACTACACCTCTGTGATCGGTCACATCCTGTGGCTTAAGTTCGTCTCAGACGCATTGATTAGCGGAGCAGGATTCAGAGCCACCTTCTCACACT TGTACGGAAATGATGTGGTGGGGGAGATTGGACAGATAGCATCCCCACTGTATCCCAGAATGTACCCCAATAACGCCCTGTACCGCTGGACCATAACTGTGGAGGGAGACAGCTACGTCCAGATCCGCTTTTTGGACATGGACATAGAGGACCTGCAGAACTGCTACTACGACCACCTCAAA ATATTCGATGGCCCCAGTGTTCATTACTACCCCATTGGGACCTTCTGTGGTCTGGCCCTGCCGCCTCCCCTCAGAAGTTCTGGAAGCACCGTCACCCTGCAGTTCCAGTCGGATTCAGTGGTGGTAGGACAAGGTTTCCTCGTGGAATGGACCGCTGTCCAGGACTCTGGACCCCCACCCACTATCATACCAG gtTCATGTGGTGGTGCGCTCATGACAGGGGAGACTCCTggcttcctcttttctcctggCTGGCCTGGAAACTACGCTCCCAACCAGGAGTGCACCTGGTTGATACGTTCTCCGGGCTCAACTGTAGAGTTGAACCTCTTGTATCTGGACATGGAAGACTACCCCACCTGCTACTTCGACAGCCTTGTCATTAGAGATG GTGCGAGCAGTCTGTCCCCCGAGCTGGCCACTGTGTGTGGTCGGGATCCTCCAGCTTCTCTCCACTCAACCGGAGACTCCATGTACATCCACTTCTCCTCAGACAGCAGCGTCAGTGGCCGAGGCTTTAATGCCTCCTACTCCAGCG GTTGTGGTGGCCTGTTGCACGTAGACAGGGGCGTGCTGAGCAGCCCCCACTACCCCCAGAACTACCTGCCTGGTCTGGATTGTAGCTGGCATGTGATGGTGACGCCCGGCTTCAGGGTCTCTGTCACCTTCCAGAGCCCCTTCCAGATTCAAGGCTACGGAACTCAATGCAGCACCGGAGACTACGTGGAG CTCAGGAATGGTCCAGATGTTTCAGCTCCACTGCTGGGGGGACGTCTCTGTGGTTCGAGTCCACCATCCCTCCTCCAGACTACAGACAACAACCTCTTGATTCACTTTGTATCTGATGCCAGCAATGAGAACAGTGGCTTCAAGCTGACCTTTGAAGCCCACAGTCAGG CGTGTGGAGGCTTCATTGAGCTGAATGATAACGATCCTCCAGGATATATAACTTCCCCTGACTACCCTCAGAACTACCCCCAGAACATTGACTGTGTCTACGTCATCACTGTGCCCAATGGAGAATCTGTCCAAATTGACTTTGAGGATGAATTCTACATTGAACCCACAGCCAG CTGTTTGTACGACTACCTGGAGCTGCGTGATGGCTCGTCTTCCAACGCCGACTTAATTTCGCGGCTCTGCGGCACCACCCGACCATCCACCCAACATTCAACAGGTTCCTCCATGCTGCTGCGGTTTCGCACCGACACCAGCGTCACGCACAAAGGCTTCAAGGCAAAGTACTCTATAG CAACATGTGGAGGTACGTACATCGGCCAGAGGGGTACGATCAGCAGCCCGGGCTTCCCAGGATCCAACTATCCCGACAGCTCCAGTTGTGAGTGGTACCTGGAGGGGCCCACAGGCCACTACCTCACCCTCAGCTATGGGAGCTTCAACCTGCAGGCCTCCACAGGATGTTCTGCTGACTACGTGGAGATCAGAGAGTACAACGCCTCAG GGCGCATACTAAGCCGACACTGCGGTGCCGCCCATCCTCTTTCCATTGACACGTCTGACAGTTTTGCATACGTGAAGTTTGTCAGTGACGCCAGCGTGAACGCACCCGGCTTCAGTCTGACGTTTGAAGCCAGCGTTGAAG TGTGTGGAGGAGAGCTGAATGCTCCTTCAGGAACTATCTCCTCCCCCAATTACCCAAACTTGTACCCACACAGCCGGGTGTGTCGCTGGGAGCTGGTGGTGCCACAAGGCCGCCGGGTCACACTCACCATCACTGACCTGCGGCTTGAAGATTCTGGTTCTTTCTGCACATTTGACTACGTCGAT GTACTGAACGGGTTGATGGTCGATGCCCCTCGCCTGCAGAGATTCTGTGGTAGCGTACCAGCAGGCACACAGGTGCACTCCTCCGGCAACACCATGACCGTTGTGTTCAGCACCGACTCTTCTGTTTCCAATGGTGGCTTCATGGCTTCCTACTCCTCTGAGGAGCCTGCAG AGTGTGGTGGAGTCCTGAACAACCCAACGGGTGGGAACTTCACCTCTCCTGGGTACCTGGTGTCAAACTACAGCAACAACCTCAACTGTGAGTGGCTGATCCAGAACCCACAGCACGTCAATTCCTCTATAGTGGTGCTGCTAGAAGACCTGCACCTGGAGAACCACCAGACCTGTGCATCGGACTACCTTCAGTTCCGCTTAG GTGACTCAGATGGGGAGCTGTTCGACAAGTTTTGTGGGCAGACTACCCCCAACCTTCCCATTGTGGTCTTTACCCCAGAGCTCTGGGTCCATTTCAAGACTGATGCCTCCCAGGGAGACCTGGGCTTCAAGGCCAAGTACTTGTTCTCTG AGTGTGGAGGCTGGCAGACAGGCGAAGGAGGGGTTGTATCCAGTCCTAACTACCCCAACATCTACCCCAGCCCCAGTCGCTGTGCTTGGCTGTTAGAGGCCCCCGTGGGCCACACTATTAAG CTAACCTTCAGCCACTTCAACCTGGAGCCCCACACTCAATGTGGCTGGGACTCTGTCACCATCTTTAATGGAGGATCCCCTGGATCTCCTGTTATTGGCCAGTACTGTGGGACCACCTCCCCAGGAACCATTCAGTCAGGATCCAACAAGCTTGCTGTCGTCTTCCTGGCTGACCATAGTGTGTCCCGTGGAGGCTTTAAGGCCACCTGGTCTGCTGATTCCTCAG GCTGCGGAGGGGTTATACATGCTGATACGGGAACAATCAAGTCTCCAAACTATCCCCAGAACTTCCCGGCCAATGTGGAGTGTTCCTGGAAGATCATTGCCCATGAGGGGAACCACCTGGAGATGAGCTTCAACAGTGATTTCCAGATTCCAGACAGCAGTGGGACCTGCCAGAGCAGCTATATCAAG GTGTGGTCAGGTCAGACCCAAAATACTGAGGCTTTGCTGTCAACAGGCTGTGGCTCCGGTGGCCCCGCGCCCCTT GTTGCTCCATATAACATCATCTCAAGCCGATTCCAGGGCACTGAAGCCACTGGCAAAGGTTTCTCAGCCTTCTTCAGCACCA GGTGCGGCGCAAACTTCACAGCTTCCAGCGGTCGTGTGGTTTCTCCAAACTATCCAGCTGACTACCCCAACTATTCCAACTGCAACTACACCATCGACGTTGGAGAGCAGACTGTGGTCGTCCTCACCTTCAAGGTCTTCCAAGTAGAAG CACACTCAACCTGTCAGTATGATGGGCTGAAGATCTACAACCTGGCTGCTGGTGGCTCTCCTATTGCCACTGTGTGTGGTCACAGCATCCCGGGGCCCTTCTCCAACTTTGGCCCCATGTTACTCCACTTCTACTCTGACTCTGTGATCCCCGACGGTGGCTTCATGGCAGAATACACAGCCATTC catgtggTGGCTTCTTCAACAGCACTATGGGTACAGTGAGCAGTCCAGCACTCTCCATGACCAACTACCACCACGACATCAACTGTACCTACCACATCATGGTCCAAGCTAACAGAGTGGTGGATATCAA GTTTAACACCTTCCACCTGGAGGCATCTTCTTCCTGTCGCTATGACTACGTGGCGGTGTATGATGGACAGGACACCTTGGCGCCCTTGCTGGGGAAATTCTGCGGTGCAGTTCTCCCACCCGATCTGCGCTCCTCCACCAACCAGGTGTTCATCGTCTTCAGGACAGATGCCACAGTGAACGGGATTGGCTGGAGGGCGACCTACAGTGAGACACTCG GTCCGGCACAGGGATGTGGTGGCTACCTGTCCATGCCCATGGGCCGTTTTGGTTCTCCGGATCCAAACCTTGATGGGCGCTATGAGACCAGGATGGACTGCATGTGGACCATTGAGACGCCGGCCAACAATGTTGTCAACCTGACCTTTGAGTCCTTTGACCTTGAGAGCTCCACTTCTTGCCGCTACGACTACGTAAAA GTGTATGATGGAGACAACACTAACTTCCCTCTGGTCGGAGCATTTTGCGGAAACTTAATTCCTGCTTATTTTGTATCGAGTGGAAACTTCCTGACTATTCACTTCGTCACTGATAGTTCAGTGCAGAAACGAGGCTTCAATGCTACCTACAGAGCTCTGCCAT TGGTTTGCGGCGGGACTCTGAATGCCACGACCGCCGTGCAGACCCTGACTTCACCTTACTACCCCAGTGCCTATCCTCCGTTCACCTCCTGCCGCTGGATCCTGGATGCTCCAGCCCAGGAAACCGTCCAACTGTCGGTCAAATCCTTTGTCCTCCAGCCGAGCCAGAGCTGCTCCGCAAACTACCTGGAGATGAAGGACTGGCCTGAG GGAGACTATGGACAGTCACATAAGTTCTGTGCCTCAGATACTCATCCACCAGACTTCTACAGCTATGGCAGAACAATCCTCGTGAACTTCAAATCTGACGCCTTCATTGCAAGAAATGGCCTGAGTTTCACCTATCAGATCTCCA GCTGTAGCCGAACCTATGAACAACAACATGGCTACCTGAAGAGTCCGGGCTGGCCGGACATCTATCCCCACAACGTAGACTGCACCATCATCCTGAAGGCGCCACAGAACAGCTCCATCTCCTTCTTCTTTAACAATTTCGATGTGGAGAGCCACAGCCAATGTGAATTTGACTACCTTGAG ATCCGAAATGGCAGTACAGCGTCGTCGCCACTGATTGGTCGGTTCTGCGGCAACACCTTGCCCAGCCCCATCTTCCCACAATCCAACCAGCTCTACTTACGCTTCAAGAGTGACTTCTCCCAAGCACATGATGGCTTTGAGGCCACATGGACATCCTCCCCTCACG GTTGTGGTGGCACTCTGTATGGAGACCATGGCTCATTCTCAAGTCCCAACTACCCAGGCACATATCCCAACAGTACCCACTGTGAGTGGGACATTATGGCCCCCAGAGGCCGCGTGGTGACCGTCACCTTTGCCCAGATCAGTATTGATGACCCTGGAGATTGCCAAAACAACTTCTTGAAGTTGTATGATGGCCCAGACACGTCCTCCCTGCCTGTTGGACCTTACTGTGGAGCG gAAACCAACATCGCTCCATTCACAGCCTCCTCCCATCAAGTCTACATCGTTTTCCAAGCCCAGTACGCCGCCCTGCCTTCAGGATTCAGACTCACTTGGAGCAGCTGA